One window of Manihot esculenta cultivar AM560-2 chromosome 17, M.esculenta_v8, whole genome shotgun sequence genomic DNA carries:
- the LOC110604429 gene encoding LOW QUALITY PROTEIN: alpha-glucosidase 2-like (The sequence of the model RefSeq protein was modified relative to this genomic sequence to represent the inferred CDS: inserted 2 bases in 1 codon), with translation MSGNEENTVNSDAKSGKMFFEPILEDGVFRFDCSSIDRAAAYPSLSFINTKLRDTLFNVPSYIPTFECNSGNQIVKLELPKGTSFYGTGEVSGPLERTGKKIETWNTDSYAYGPETMPLYQSHPWVLAILPNGEAIGVLADTTKRCEIDLTTVSIIQFTASASYPVITFGPFASPTAVLQSLSHAIGTVFMPPKWALGYQQCRWSYDSAQKVMEIAKTFREKGIPCDVIWMDIDYMDGYRCFTFHQGRFPNPQSLANDLHNLGFKATWMLDPGIKCDEGYFVYDSGSESDVWVQSADGTPFTGEVWPGLCVFPDFTQSKARSWWAGLVKDFISNGVDGIWNDMNEPAVQNVQSKTMPESNIHRGDDELGGHQEHSHYHNVYGMLMARSTFEGMKLANENKRTFVLTRAGFIGSQRYAATWTGDNVSNWLHLHMSISMVLQLGISGQPFSGPDIGGFAEDATPRLFARWMGIGAMFPFSRGHSSKETKDHEPWSFGKECEEVCRLALKRRYRLIPHLYTLFYTAHTMGTPVATPTFFADTKDTSLRTLENAFLLGPLLVYASTIPDQGTDKLQYHLPKGIWLRFDFDDSHPDLPTLYLQGGFIIPLGPPHQHVDEAKFSDDLTLIVALDENGKAKGTLFEDAGDGYEFTKGGYLLTHYVAERHSIVIKVCERELQFSIVTVRVSETKGYWKRPKRRLHVQLLLGGGAKIDSWGIDGEDVIIAVPSDFEISELVSVSEKLYKTRLESYKQIPDVKEVQGPDGAXNSSPNDLKNGD, from the exons ATGTCTGGTAATGAAGAGAATACAGTCAATTCTGATGCCAAATCAGGGAAAATGTTTTTTGAGCCGATCCTGGAGGATGGAGTTTTTCGATTTGATTGTTCTTCAATTGATAGAGCTGCTGCATATCCTAGTCTCTCATTCATCAATACGAAGCTTAGGGACACATTATTCAACGTTCCTTCCTATATCCCTACCTTTGAATGCAATTCAGGAAACCAGATTGTCAAACTTGAG CTTCCGAAAGGTACCTCCTTCTATGGAACTGGAGAAGTTAGTGGACCACTTGAGCGAACAGGGAAAAAA atTGAAACATGGAACACAGATTCATATGCTTATGGTCCTGAAACTATGCCCTTGTATCAATCACATCCTTGGGTGCTAGCTATTCTTCCAAATGGAGAGGCCATAGGTGTTCTTGCTGACACCACAAAACGTTGTGAG ATTGATTTGACGACggtatcaattattcaattcaCTGCTTCAGCCTCATATCCTGTCATTACATTTGGTCCTTTTGCTTCCCCCACTGCTGTCCTGCAATCTTTATCTCATGCAATTG GAACTGTTTTTATGCCTCCAAAGTGGGCCTTAGGCTATCAACAATGTCGTTGGAGTTATGATTCTGCTCAAAAGGTCATGGAG ATTGCCAAAACATTTAGGGAGAAAGGCATTCCGTGTGATGTCATATGGATGGACATTGACTATATGGATGGTTATCGTTGTTTCACATTTCATCAG GGGCGTTTTCCAAATCCACAATCGTTGGCAAATGATCTTCATAATCTAGGTTTTAAAGCAACTTGGATGCTAGACCCTGGTATCAAATGTGATGAAGGTTATTTTGTATATGATAGCGGCTCTGAAAGTGATGTTTGGGTTCAAAGTGCAGATGGAACACCATTTACTG GAGAAGTATGGCCTGGGCTTTGTGTTTTCCCTGACTTCACACAATCAAAGGCTCGCTCTTGGTGGGCTGGTTTAGTTAAAGATTTCATTTCTAATGGCGTCGATGGCATATGGAATGATATGAATGAGCCAGCTGTTCAAAAT GTACAATCAAAAACAATGCCTGAAAGCAATATTCACCGAGGAGATGATGAACTTGGGGGTCATCAGGAGCACTCACACTATCACAAT GTATATGGCATGTTGATGGCAAGATCAACATTTGAGGGCATGAAATTGGCTAATGAAAACAAGCGTACCTTTGTTCTTACTAGAGCTGGATTTATTGGCAGTCAAAGGTATGCTGCAACATGGACAGGAGATAATGTTTCTAATTGGCTGCACCTGCATATGTCTATCTCCATGGTACTTCAATTG GGAATTAGTGGTCAGCCATTTTCTGGACCTGATATTGGTGGATTTGCGGAAGATGCAACACCTAGACTTTTCGCAAGGTGGATGGGCATCGGTGCAATGTTTCCTTTCTCCCGTGGGCATTCTTCAAAAGAAACCAAGGATCATGAGCCATGGTCCTTTGGAAAAGAG TGCGAAGAAGTTTGTCGCCTTGCATTGAAGAGACGTTATCGCCTTATACCACACTTATATACTCTATTTTATACTGCTCATACAATGGGTACACCAGTGGCAACTCCTACTTTCTTTGCTG ATACAAAAGATACTAGCTTAAGAACCCTTGAAAATGCCTTCTTATTGGGTCCACTTTTGGTTTATGCAAG TACCATTCCAGATCAGGGAACAGACAAATTGCAATATCATCTGCCTAAAGGAATTTGGTtgagatttgattttgatgattcACATCCG GACTTGCCAACTTTATACTTGCAAGGTGGATTTATAATTCCTTTGGGGCCCCCTCATCAGCATGTTGATGAAGCAAAATTTTCCGATGACTTGACACTCATTGTAGCTTTAGATGAAAATG GAAAAGCTAAAGGTACATTATTTGAAGATGCTGGTGATGGATATGAATTCACCAAGGGTGGATATCTGCTTACACATTATGTTGCTGAACGTCATTCTATAGTCATTAAAGTTTGTGAAAGAGAACTTCAATTTTCAATTGTTACTGTTAGAGTTTCTGAAACAAAAGGGTATTGGAAGAGACCCAAAAGACGTTTGCATGTGCAATTATTACTCGGTGGAGGTGCAAAG ATTGATTCATGGGGCATAGATGGAGAAGATGTGATAATTGCCGTTCCTTCAGATTTTGAAATTTCTGAGTTGGTATCAGTAAGTGAGAAACTGTATAAAACTCGTTTAG AAAGTTATAAGCAGATCCCAGATGTTAAAGAGGTTCAAGGACCAGATGGTGC TAATTCAAGCCCTAATGATCTGAAAAATGGTGATTGA